CGACGCACTCCGTCGCGTGCTGGAGACGATCCACGGTACGCCGCTGGTATTCGCGGGCGAAGGGCGAGAATCGGCGCAGGTGCGCGGCAGCATCGACGCGGACCGGGTAGCAGGCTACGTGGCCGCGGTGCGCGCCGACCGCGCGGAGGGCACGATCGAGGGCCACACGCGGGTGCGCGAGGTGGCCGCGGGAGGGCAAGCTATTGGAGTCGATCTCGGAGCCGACCGCCGGGAGCGGTGACCGAGGCCCACGCCCGTTCGCCGAGCTGATCCGGGACCGGGTCGGGCCGGACTTCGTCGAGCGTAAATGGTTGCGGGACAGCGTGACAGCGGCAGCCGAAGCCAACAGGTACGTCCTGGTGATCGGCGAGCCGGGAGCGGGCAAAACCAGCCTGCTCGCCGGTTTGTCGCACGCCCGTCCCGACTGGCTCCGCTACTTCATCCGCCAGGACAGCCGAACCCGGTCGGCAGGCGGGGACATCCAGTCGTTTCTGCTGTCCGTCGGCCACCAGCTCGCCCGCGCGCGGCCGGAGCTGTTCGAACCCGAACGCCTCTCGGTCGTCGTCCGCCAGCACATCGAGACGGTCGCGCACGGCGGTCGAGCGATCGGCATCCGCATCGAGGACCTGACCGTCTCGCCGTTCCATCGCACCGCCGTCCTCGAGGTGGAACAGCGGATCAGCAAGGTCTCGGGGACGGTGACCGGTATCGAAATCGGTTACGCCGCTCTCGAACCCCGGCTGCTGGAGCCGGACAATCTGGCGCATCTGGCATTGCTCGCGCCGGCCGAAGTCCTGCTCGCGACGGACCCGGCCGCCAGGATCGTGATCCTGCTCGACGCGCTCGACGAACTGGCGGGCGACCAAGCCGCACCGAGCCTTCTGCGCTGGCTCGCCGACGGACCCGAACTGCCACCGAACATCTGTGTCCTCATGACGTCTCGGCCGCATGCCGGACTCGGTCACCTGCGATCCGCGCGCATCGAACAGCTCGCTGAGATACTCATTGATCCAGGCTCCCCACAGGTGGCCGACGACCTCGTCGGCTACGCCCGGCGGGTGCTGAGCACCGAACCCATCGCGGCGGCCGCGCGGGCGCAGGGCTATCTGCTCGATCAATTCCACCGCGATGTCGCCGACCGCGCCGACGGAAACTTTCTCTATTTGTCCACCTATGCGCGGGCATTGAGCGATGCGCTCGCCGCGGATGCGCCACAGACCGCGCGACTACTCGAGGTTGTTGGACTACCGCCCGGCCTGGCGGGTCTGTACTCGTATTTCATCGACACCCTGCGCACCGACCTCACCCGGCTCGGCCTCCTCGAGATCCGCGACCCCGTCAGCGCCGACGACACGCTGACACCTGCCTGGGAAGGGGTGGTGCAGCCGATTCTCGGCGTGCTCGCGGTGGCCGGAGACGCGTTGACCACCGATGAACTCAGCACGCTGGCCGGCGTGCGGGTCTGGCCGAGTTCGGTACGCAACATCCTGGCCCGGCTGCGCTGGTTGCTCGACGTCCGCGACGATCGAATCACCCTGTATCACAACTCGATCGGCGAATTCCTCACCAGCGAGCCGACCCATCGGCTGCGACCCGAGTACGCGGTCGACGCCCAGGAGTGGCACGAGCGCATCGTCCGCCACTACCGCGGCCGAGCCGCCTCATGGGCCGCCGTCGACTGGGATAGTGTCGACCGTTACGGGCTCGTCCACCTCGGCAGGCACATGGCCGGCAGCCGCGCCGCCGTCGCAGCGGAGCTGGCCGACCTCGTCTGCCCCGGGCTGCGTCGCGCCATCCGAGCTTCCCTGGGCAGCGACCGCCACTTCCTCGGACTGGTCGAACTCGCCGCAGATCGGGCTCTCGAAAACCCCTCGCTGACAACGGGATTACCGGCGATTCTGTATTTGGGCGTGGTCCGTCGCCAAGCGCTGCGCTCGGTGCACGAGGTTGCGCCCGGCGTGCTCGGCCTGCTGGCTCGGATGGGGCGCACCGAGGTGGCGATCGAGCATGTGCTCGCCGTGCCGCCGTCGTATCAGCAGTTCCTGGGCATGCACGAGATCGTGCGGCACGCGCCGCGAGGCGCGAGCGACGCCCGCCTGCGCGACCTGTTGGTGCAGAGCGCGTTGACGGTACCGGCAAGCGAGATCGGCACGCTGCAACCGGTCCAGTACCCGCTGCGATGGGCCGCGACGGCGATCGCGCCGTACGATCTCGATCGTGCCCTCGTGCTGTGGGAGCGGGCCCGGCGACCCGACTCCGGCTGGCGCGAGGACCATCCGCCGGACGCGCTGTATCGCGCGGCCGCGGCAACCAGTGACGGCCGCGCGGCTCGAGCACTCGTCGCCGCGATCCAGACCGATCGGGCAGGTGACTACCTGGATCTCGCCGCCCGCCCCGGTACCGAGGACGCGCCCGAGCTGCTTCGGCTGGCCGAGTCGAGTCTGACCGAAGCCACCACGGCGGGCCGTTTGCATTGTCGCGCCAGGCTTTTCCGGGCCTGGCTGCCGCACGCGGCGGACCGTGCCGATCGGCATCGTGCGGAGCTGCTCGCGGAAGTCGAGCGGGGCAGCGACGACGCCGGCGCGCTGGGGCGCGGCTTGGTCGACGCCGCCTCCGAATTGGCCGACACCGATCGGGCGACGGCTCAGCACCTGCTCCGCCGTCTCTCGACCGTCCCCGTCAACGGACACACCGAAGAGGCATTTCTGCGAGCGGCACGCTTGCAGGCGAGATGGGGTGCGGTATTCGAGAGTGGCCGGCTGCTGAACCAACTCTACGAGTGGAACAATTCCGTCTGGTGCCGAGTCGGGCGAGCCTCGGTGGTGGCCGAGTTCGACACGGCCGACGCGGTGGGAATGATCGAGGACGCACACGCCACGATCCCCGCCCACCGCCCGGACCTGGACGTCATCAGCCGGATGCACCGGGAAAGCCAATTGCGTAGTGTTGCATTGGGATTTGCCGAGTTCGACCTCGGACGAGCGTCTGCGACAGCCAGAGAGCTGGCGGAAATCACCTGGTCCCAAATGAATACGGACCGCTACAGCGTCCTCGCGCTGCTCGCGCATCGTCACCTGGACGCCGGCGACACCGAGCAGGCGGCCGCACTGCTACACGAATGTCTCGATCGTCCCGGCCAGGCCCGCCCGCTGGTCGACGCCCCGAAAACCGTGCCGTTCCGGCTCGCGGACAGCGAGCGGGCCGACGCACCCGGTGCGCGGGAATTCGCCCTCGTGTATTCGACCAATCACATGCGCGACTGGGCGACGCTGTGCCGCAACCGCTTCCACCGATCGCCGGGCGACCTGGTCCGCGCGCTGGCACCCGGACCGACAGCAATCGCAAACCCCTACAGCTGGGCACGCACCACCCGGGTCTTCGCCCAACACCTCGCTCGCCATGATCTGCGGCGCGCGATCGCACTGGTCGGCGCGCTGGCCGACGACGGCGAGCGAGTTGTCGGCTTGGCCACGATGTTCCAGTTCGCCGCGAGCGTCGCCGTCGACAACAACGACGAAACAGCGAACAGCATGTGGGCGCAGTTCCGTACGGCGCTCGCCCGAATGCGGCGCTACGAATGGGTTTTCGACGACCAGCTCGACGCGACTCCCTTCGCCTACGTGCGGCCGGACCATCGCGCCCGGTTCGACGCCGCCTTCTGGCTCATTCCGTATGAGGCCGATTCCGCCATGGCGTTCCTGTCCCAGAGCGGAGCACGATATCTGACCGATGCCTTCGCAATGGTTTTCGGCTACGAGGGTTCGTCGGGGTACATGATCAGTGCGGTGCAGGGCAGCCGGCCGTTCCCGCCTTATCGGCAGTTGCACGCCGCGATGCTGTCCGAGCCTCCGGGCGAAACCGGATTCGATGAGGTGCCGTGGAGCATCAGCCGCGCCATGGCGTGGGTCCATGAACACCTGATCATCTCGAGTACCGGACAGCCGACGGTGTCCGCGCCGATGCCACGCATCCCCGACCCGCTCTACGCCGCGCTGGTGGACCTGCTGTTCCATCCACCGGGCAGGGCTCCTTACCGGGACTTCACCGATCGAGTCCGCGAGCTGATGACCGGTGACCGGTTGCCCGCGGTCGCGGGCCTGGTCGCGTTCGCCGTGGGGCTGCGCCCGGCCGGGGACGCGCTTCTTCGCGACCTCAGCATGGAGGTTCTCGCCGAGGCGCGCCGCCGCGATCGGGCCACCCGCGTCGTCACGCTGCTCCAGTTCGCGGTCTCGCCGACCTGCGCCGCCCTGGTCGACCCGGTCGAATTGCTCATGGACGCAGCCACACTCGGCCTCGATCCGGATCCGTCGATCTACCACGAGGTGATCACCGACCTGTTCCCCGTGCTGCTGCACCGGGCTCCGGAGTTCGCCTGGCGTCAGCTCTATGCCGCCCTCCGCGACAACTGGGCCCTGGCGATGGCACTGCTCGAGCGCGGCGCCGAACCGCTTCTCGCGGCTCTCGGTTTCGACGTGGTAGGCGTCCTGCATGCCGAAATCCGCCGAGCCGTAGCCTGTGTCGCCGACGACGGTACGGCGCCGGAACTTGTGGACGGCGTCGATCTCGGGACAGCGACGTACGCCGCACCATGACCGGACGCGCGCCGTCCAGCCTGGTCACCGCCGAATCAGCAGCATTGATCGCGGTTCCGCGGGCGGGCAGGGCACCGGCGACGAGTCGCTAGGTTCGACTCAGCCCCTCGCGGAACCACTCCGGCATGTCTTGGCCCGAGCGCGGAAACCACCTGTTCTCGGTGCCGAAGTGCTCAGCTGTCGGCGGTGTCGAGAAGGCGGGTAGCTGGTCTCGGTTGTACTCGATGGTGAAGCGGTCGGGCGGATCCAGGATGTACTCGAACTCGATCCACGATCCGAGTCCCTGCATATACATTCCTTTCCGCAGTTGCTGAAACTTCCGCCAGACATCAGGCGGGAAGGACCAGGCTCGGATCGTGCCGTCGGGCATCCGCACTCCGGTGTCGGATTCCGCATGCGTCCCGATCATCTTGGCGCGCACGACAAGCCGAGTCCAGCCGATCGGCAGGGTGGCGAGCACCTCGCTGGTGATCTCGGTGAGCTTGTCGTGCTGTTCGGTGGGGTCGAGCGTCGGCCAGTTCGGCATCTGGTCAATCCTCCTGCGGGAATGCGCCGTTGCGAGCGAAGACCAGCCTGCCCGGCCCTGGCGCCGCACGGCAACTCGACGCACTCCGGCCCGCCGCCGACGAGAGGTTGTCTACGAGTCACGCCTGCGGCGCTTCAGGCACACACTGAAGGTGGCGGCGAAGACGACGGCGGTGCCGATGCCGGTGAGACCGGCGCCCAGGCCGAAGGACAGTTCGAAAGCTCCGGTGAGGATCACGATCAGGATCAGGACGAGTCCGCAGATCCACGTGGCGAGCGCCGCGAACAGGGCGATGAGCAAGGCGGTGGCGCGGTCGCCGGCGCGGCGGGAGCGGGCGGCCTGCACGGTGACCTCGGGCAACAGCGTCCAGTCCGCGCCGCGAAACTGCGCCCACACCAAGCGGATTCGATCCACCTCCGCGTGCAGCAGCGGTTCGCTTCTGGAATCGAGATGGGGCAGCACGTATTTGCGTCCGGCGTGGTCGTAGACGACGGCGATCTCCCGAGCCACGTCGGCTTGCCCGACCGCCGCCACATTGGCTTCGATCTCGATGAGCTGGATATCGGGCCACGCGAGAACGCGGGTCTGCCACAGCGACCGGATGGTGAGCTGTCCCCGGTCGGTGATCGTCGCACTGCGCCGGTGCGCCAGGTAGGCGACGGTGATCACGGCACCGATCAAGACGACAGCGCCGAGCAGGACCACGAGGGGCGCGCCCGTTCTGGACAGTTGCGCCAACCCCGCGGCGAAGCCGACCAGCGCGAGGCCCGGCAGCGCGTAACCCACTGACCCCGCACGGTATTCGCGGTGAATCGGTTCCATGCGAGCACGCTAAGCGCACCCGCTCCGGACCCCTCCGGAGCCGAAGCCACGACGATGGTGGGTGGCCTGCCGGCGCAATTGCTCAGCAGGCCACCACCCTCGACCACCGCCGCCGCTCAGTCCCCTTCGGGAATGTCGGTGTAGCGCTGCAGGTACAGCTGCTCGCCGAGCTTTTCCAGCAGGGCGAGTTCGGTTTCCAGATAGTCGACGTGGTGCTCCTCGTCTTCGAGGATCGCCTCGAAGATGCGGGCGGAGGTCACGTCGCCGCGGGAACGCATCAGCTCGATGCCGCCGCGCAACCGCTCGACGGCTTCGAGCTCGATCTGCAGGTCGGCCTTCAGCTGTTCGGGCACGGTCTGGCCGATGCGCAGCGGGTTCAGCTTCTGATAGTTGGGCAGGCCATCGAGGAAGAGGATGCGGTCGGTGAGGATCTCCGCGTGCTTCATCTCATCGATGGACTCGTAGCGGGTGTGCTTGGCGAGCTTGGTGAAACCCCAGTTCGCCTGCATTTTCGCGTGCAGGAAGTACTGGTTGATCGCGGTGAGTTCCGCGGTCAGCTGCTCGTTGAGCACATTGATGATGTCCTTGTCGCCTTCCATGGCCACGGATGGTGTCACACGTCACACCGGGGCTTTCCAGGAAGGATTGCCTATCTCGCTCAGGCGGCGGGCGCCTCGGGCCGGACCGCCGTCCGAGCCTGTCCGATCGCGTCGACGAGCCTGCGGGTGCAGCTGCCACAGCCGGGCTTCCAGCCGCAGACCGCCTTGACCTGCTTCACCGTCGCGGCGCCGGCGGCGACGCAACTGTGCACGTCCGCCTCGGAGACGGCATTGCAGATACAGACGTACACAATCGACCCTCGTAGGTAGGCTTTCGGTTAGT
This genomic stretch from Nocardia brasiliensis ATCC 700358 harbors:
- the bfr gene encoding bacterioferritin, whose amino-acid sequence is MEGDKDIINVLNEQLTAELTAINQYFLHAKMQANWGFTKLAKHTRYESIDEMKHAEILTDRILFLDGLPNYQKLNPLRIGQTVPEQLKADLQIELEAVERLRGGIELMRSRGDVTSARIFEAILEDEEHHVDYLETELALLEKLGEQLYLQRYTDIPEGD
- a CDS encoding (2Fe-2S)-binding protein, producing MYVCICNAVSEADVHSCVAAGAATVKQVKAVCGWKPGCGSCTRRLVDAIGQARTAVRPEAPAA